The following are encoded in a window of Sminthopsis crassicaudata isolate SCR6 chromosome 5, ASM4859323v1, whole genome shotgun sequence genomic DNA:
- the LPAR5 gene encoding lysophosphatidic acid receptor 5, whose translation MSANSTSTGTDIPTCPDYRLFHRLHLVGYSLVLATGLPLNALALWVFLRALQVHSVVSVYMCNLAASDLLFTLSLPLRISYYALHYWPLPDLLCQTAGAAFQMNMYGSCIFLALINMDRYVAIVHPLRLRHLRRPMVARLLCLGVWALILVCAVPAARVHAPSPCYYENITVNLCFESFSEKLWQGKLLPLVLLAEGLGFILPLITMIYSSSRVFWTLARPSTTRSERRRKTVRLLLANLVIFLLCFVPYNTALAVYGLLRGKLVDASSDARDKVRQVLVVMVVLASANCVLDPLVYYFSAEGFRNTLRDLGTTRWVKVRSANGSQGLPRQRESATLSTHVEDTSHCELLSPTPLEKSFSQSIKDSTI comes from the coding sequence ATGTCGGCCAACTCCACCTCCACTGGCACTGATATCCCCACGTGTCCTGACTACCGACTTTTCCACCGCCTGCACCTGGTGGGCTACAGTCTGGTGCTTGCTACTGGCCTTCCCCTCAATGCCTTGGCACTATGGGTGTTCCTCCGAGCCCTACAGGTCCATTCGGTGGTCAGTGTCTACATGTGTAACCTGGCAGCTAGTGATCTGCTTTTTACCCTTTCCTTGCCCCTACGGATCTCCTACTATGCTCTTCACTACTGGCCCCTTCCGGACCTCCTGTGCCAGACAGCAGGGGCCGCCTTCCAGATGAATATGTATGGCAGCTGCATTTTCTTGGCCCTCATCAATATGGATCGTTATGTGGCAATCGTCCACCCACTGCGGCTTCGCCACCTACGCAGGCCTATGGTGGCGAGGCTACTCTGCCTGGGGGTCTGGGCTTTGATCCTGGTGTGTGCTGTGCCTGCCGCTCGGGTTCACGCTCCCTCACCCTGCTATTATGAGAACATCACTGTCAACCTGTGCTTTGAGAGCTTCAGCGAGAAGTTGTGGCAGGGCAAACTGCTGCCCTTGGTACTTCTTGCTGAAGGGCTGGGTTTCATACTGCCCTTGATAACCATGATCTACTCTTCCAGTCGGGTCTTCTGGACCTTGGCCCGGCCCAGTACCACCAGGAGTGAACGACGCAGGAAAACGGTGCGCCTCCTGCTGGCTAACCTGGTCATTTTCCTCCTGTGTTTTGTGCCCTACAATACAGCCCTGGCTGTGTATGGGCTGCTTCGGGGAAAGCTGGTAGATGCCAGCTCCGATGCCCGGGACAAGGTGCGCCAGGTgttggtggtgatggtagtgTTGGCTAGTGCCAACTGCGTCTTAGATCCCCTTGTATACTATTTCAGTGCAGAGGGCTTCCGAAACACTCTGCGAGACCTGGGAACTACTCGATGGGTAAAAGTCAGGTCTGCCAATGGATCTCAGGGACTACCTAGGCAACGGGAAAGTGCTACTCTCTCCACTCATGTTGAGGATACCTCTCACTGTGAACTGCTCTCACCTACACCTCTGGAAAAATCCTTCAGCCAATCCATCAAAGATTCAACCATCTGA